From Heliomicrobium modesticaldum Ice1, a single genomic window includes:
- the flgK gene encoding flagellar hook-associated protein FlgK has translation MVSTFFGLEIAKRGINANRIGLDVTGHNITNVNTEGYSRQTIVSVTTASLFEPSMHGVYGAGQIGTGVDVSEIRRYRDAFLDLNYRKEIRTLGAWSVKSDTLQRLQSLLAESDNKGLASVLDQFWEAWEDVTPNTDSPPAARAVVIERGKALVETLKHISRQLDQIESSLNDRLAQMVYDINSYGRQIASINSQIQRIESGNPDKSILGGHRQNANDLRDQRDILLDKLAKLVDITVSEDASGMVSVSAGNGTLVDGVSFRTLTYYDAPDANNKALYEIKWDTGQSAYFNAGELQGILESRGSLVPPGKETTLFGSDKFDWQISANAGSLNIEKLSSLHLTSAAPAGNYRFTIGSEWKPVSATLFLPAKGLPLATASTITMGYGGKSFNIFLNKNDDVGSFINKVNAFTRESGIQARLAKTASAGGLQVIFNTVKDVSASGVFTLGTFPSPPVVSAAWTPMANITVSNGQNAVISVASSSVLGTMTTTVVGSRVTVMQEGKERMVFDAAAMAPFSPIWEGAPAGAYEFQITKREGLIQDARRRLNELALVVVRSVNEVHMAGVSEADLRKDPTMARSDRKFFVDNADKISNPKRIDSIEINPELTASTLACSQPSRTSSDKGTTVVGDNRNALALANLKYEKIRDFLNPMTYDDFYRNVVGDLGVAGQEAKRMHDNQTVLTDTIDKQRQSISSVSLDEEMTNMIRYQQAYNASARMVNVMDEMLDTIIHRLGIVGR, from the coding sequence ATGGTTTCGACCTTCTTCGGTTTGGAAATCGCCAAGCGTGGCATTAATGCCAACCGCATCGGATTAGACGTGACCGGACACAACATCACCAACGTCAACACAGAAGGCTACTCCCGGCAGACCATCGTCTCGGTAACAACAGCGTCCCTGTTTGAACCGTCCATGCACGGCGTCTATGGCGCCGGTCAGATTGGGACGGGCGTCGATGTCAGTGAGATCCGCCGCTACCGCGACGCGTTTCTCGACCTCAATTACCGCAAAGAGATCCGCACCCTCGGTGCGTGGTCGGTCAAGTCCGATACGCTGCAACGGCTGCAGTCTCTCCTCGCCGAAAGTGACAACAAAGGCTTAGCCAGTGTGCTGGATCAGTTCTGGGAGGCTTGGGAGGACGTCACCCCCAACACGGACAGCCCGCCGGCGGCGCGCGCCGTCGTCATTGAGCGCGGCAAAGCCCTCGTTGAGACGCTCAAACACATCAGCCGGCAACTTGACCAGATAGAATCGTCTCTCAACGACCGGCTGGCCCAGATGGTATACGACATCAACAGCTATGGCCGCCAAATCGCGTCCATCAACAGTCAGATTCAGCGGATCGAGAGTGGAAACCCGGACAAGAGCATCCTTGGCGGACACCGGCAGAACGCCAATGACCTGCGCGATCAGCGGGACATCCTCCTGGACAAATTGGCCAAACTGGTTGACATCACTGTCTCGGAAGATGCCAGCGGCATGGTCAGTGTATCGGCAGGCAATGGAACCCTTGTCGACGGCGTCAGCTTCCGCACGCTTACCTATTATGATGCACCTGATGCGAACAACAAGGCCCTCTATGAGATCAAGTGGGACACCGGTCAGAGCGCCTATTTCAATGCCGGCGAATTGCAAGGAATCTTGGAGTCGCGAGGCTCCCTGGTGCCTCCCGGAAAAGAGACAACCCTTTTCGGGAGCGACAAATTCGACTGGCAGATCAGCGCCAATGCGGGCTCGCTGAATATTGAAAAGCTGTCATCGCTGCATCTTACCAGCGCTGCCCCGGCAGGGAATTACCGCTTCACCATCGGCAGCGAATGGAAGCCTGTGTCGGCCACCTTGTTCCTGCCCGCGAAAGGCCTTCCCCTTGCCACGGCCAGCACCATCACCATGGGCTACGGCGGCAAATCCTTCAACATCTTCCTGAACAAGAATGATGACGTAGGCTCGTTTATCAACAAAGTCAATGCCTTCACAAGAGAGAGCGGCATTCAGGCCAGGCTGGCCAAGACCGCCTCGGCGGGCGGCCTGCAGGTTATCTTCAACACGGTGAAGGATGTGAGCGCATCGGGAGTATTCACCCTCGGGACCTTCCCCTCGCCGCCTGTTGTATCGGCTGCCTGGACGCCGATGGCAAACATCACTGTGTCGAACGGGCAGAACGCCGTCATCTCCGTGGCATCCAGTTCGGTCTTGGGAACCATGACGACGACAGTCGTCGGCTCGCGGGTGACGGTGATGCAAGAGGGCAAAGAACGGATGGTCTTCGATGCGGCGGCCATGGCGCCTTTCTCGCCCATCTGGGAAGGCGCGCCGGCAGGCGCCTATGAATTCCAGATCACCAAGCGGGAAGGGCTGATTCAGGATGCCCGCCGCCGACTGAATGAACTGGCCTTGGTCGTCGTGCGTTCTGTCAATGAGGTCCACATGGCCGGCGTCTCCGAAGCAGATCTGCGCAAAGATCCGACGATGGCACGCAGCGACCGGAAATTCTTCGTCGACAATGCCGACAAAATCTCTAATCCCAAGCGCATTGATTCCATCGAGATCAACCCGGAACTGACAGCCTCCACCTTGGCCTGCTCACAGCCGTCGCGCACCTCCTCCGATAAAGGCACCACCGTTGTCGGCGATAACCGCAACGCCTTGGCCCTGGCCAACCTGAAGTATGAGAAAATCCGCGACTTTTTGAATCCCATGACCTATGACGACTTCTACCGCAATGTTGTCGGCGACCTTGGCGTGGCAGGGCAAGAAGCGAAGCGCATGCATGATAATCAGACGGTCTTGACCGACACGATCGATAAGCAGCGGCAATCTATATCGTCCGTTTCTCTTGACGAAGAGATGACCAACATGATCCGCTACCAGCAGGCCTATAACGCATCGGCCCGCATGGTCAACGTCATGGACGAGATGCTGGACACGATCATTCACCGCCTGGGGATCGTCGGGCGGTAA
- a CDS encoding IS200/IS605 family accessory protein TnpB-related protein: MKITARGEIPALSDEAKTAVDDLMRIFSSAIRYSFQRMIEGSMSVGDIEKDVASRYGLNIRQAKDAVEDARQTLISQRKLLPEYVKNYAKKAEAVEKKLKHVKSEKKRKALLSKLDKRQRKRDYYQQFLTANTIPPVIFDGKKTFHQRCAGTISIEKWRDKRSNRVYARGDKTKKGNPNLRILYHDEKLFLEISTLAKTQSGLSVKVTVPLYIAQKKSKKTGRVNGRNYRQMLIDYLHTGDAYQVEILRRRGRYYVHVTFDEAAVRAYKVEYTGHAGLVGIDTNPDGFALTHIDRTGNYRHHTAIARHELTYARSNRRENLIGEMVKEVIQYAKDRQCGVAFEDLKFEHDQDTRRKFSRIRHQFIYRKMLTMLERACIRNGIEYTKVKPAFTSKIGLYKYTHQYGLDVHHGAALVIARRAYGMKEKVPRLLREKLLPTKSPSTEWKRWAMIHQRIEKEAKIITKGSVTPEFWRSHRKEILGLT, from the coding sequence GAGCGTCGGCGACATCGAAAAGGATGTGGCTTCTCGCTACGGCCTGAACATCCGCCAAGCCAAGGACGCCGTGGAAGACGCCCGCCAAACACTTATTTCCCAACGAAAACTTCTCCCCGAGTACGTGAAGAATTATGCTAAAAAAGCCGAAGCCGTCGAGAAAAAACTCAAGCATGTGAAGTCCGAAAAAAAACGCAAGGCCCTTCTTTCCAAGCTCGATAAGCGCCAACGAAAACGCGACTACTATCAACAGTTTCTCACCGCGAATACCATTCCTCCGGTCATCTTTGACGGCAAGAAAACCTTCCATCAGCGTTGTGCCGGAACCATTTCCATCGAAAAGTGGCGGGACAAACGCTCCAATCGCGTCTACGCTCGCGGCGATAAAACCAAGAAGGGCAATCCGAACCTTCGCATCCTTTATCACGACGAGAAACTTTTCTTGGAGATCAGCACCCTCGCCAAAACCCAATCCGGTCTTTCGGTGAAAGTCACCGTTCCCCTTTACATCGCCCAAAAGAAGTCGAAGAAGACCGGAAGGGTCAACGGGCGCAACTACCGCCAGATGCTGATCGACTACCTCCACACGGGCGACGCCTACCAGGTTGAAATCCTCCGGCGGCGCGGTCGTTACTATGTGCATGTGACCTTTGACGAAGCGGCGGTTCGGGCCTACAAGGTCGAATACACCGGGCATGCGGGCCTCGTCGGCATCGATACGAACCCGGACGGTTTTGCCCTCACCCATATCGACCGCACCGGAAACTACCGCCATCACACCGCTATCGCCCGGCATGAACTGACCTATGCCCGATCCAATCGACGAGAAAATCTGATTGGCGAGATGGTCAAGGAAGTCATTCAATACGCGAAGGATCGCCAATGCGGCGTGGCCTTTGAGGACTTGAAGTTCGAACACGACCAAGATACCCGGCGTAAATTCTCGCGTATCCGGCACCAGTTCATCTATCGAAAGATGCTCACGATGCTGGAAAGGGCCTGTATCCGAAACGGGATCGAGTATACGAAAGTGAAGCCCGCCTTTACGTCGAAGATCGGCTTGTACAAGTATACCCACCAGTATGGTCTGGACGTTCACCACGGCGCGGCCCTGGTCATTGCCCGAAGGGCCTATGGGATGAAAGAAAAAGTCCCGAGGCTCTTGCGGGAAAAACTCCTTCCGACGAAAAGTCCGTCTACCGAATGGAAACGATGGGCCATGATCCATCAGCGGATCGAAAAAGAAGCGAAAATCATCACGAAAGGAAGTGTAACGCCTGAGTTTTGGCGGTCACACCGGAAAGAGATCCTCGGACTAACCTAG
- the flgL gene encoding flagellar hook-associated protein FlgL: protein MRVTQAMMSKSFLTGLYDVAGKMDKTQFQLSTGRQYRLPEDAPMENVQIMTHRSTLVQVNKYMKNTSEIQTWLENSDSALSEVNNVLQRVRELILQADNGTTTTEAKKATADEISELNDHLKNVSNTTIAGRYIFAGTNTDRPPCAKDTNGYWKWNGNNGDINVEIDAKAVVAMNSKGTNVFVRNDFNWPGSPVPEPEKNLFNFLDSLTKTLKDANTTEDLDTYLAITDKFLDGVNEERASVGARANRIDFTKSRLEEFQLHITEALSDREDADMAQVYTNMRMQENVFRAALSAGARIIQPSLVDFLR from the coding sequence ATGCGAGTAACCCAAGCGATGATGTCAAAAAGCTTTTTGACAGGCCTCTATGATGTTGCCGGGAAGATGGACAAAACCCAATTCCAACTGTCCACGGGCCGGCAATACCGGCTACCGGAAGATGCCCCCATGGAAAACGTGCAGATCATGACTCACCGCTCCACCCTGGTACAGGTGAACAAATACATGAAAAACACCAGCGAGATCCAGACGTGGCTGGAGAACTCCGACTCGGCCTTATCGGAAGTGAACAACGTGCTGCAGCGGGTGCGCGAACTGATCCTGCAAGCGGATAACGGCACGACGACAACTGAGGCCAAGAAGGCCACCGCCGACGAGATCAGCGAATTGAATGACCATCTGAAGAACGTCTCCAATACCACCATTGCCGGCCGCTACATCTTTGCCGGGACGAATACCGATAGGCCGCCCTGCGCCAAAGACACCAACGGCTACTGGAAGTGGAACGGGAACAACGGCGACATCAACGTGGAGATCGATGCCAAGGCTGTCGTGGCGATGAACTCAAAAGGAACGAATGTCTTCGTCCGCAACGACTTTAACTGGCCAGGCTCGCCCGTGCCGGAACCGGAGAAAAACCTCTTCAACTTCTTGGATTCTTTGACGAAAACGCTGAAGGATGCCAATACGACAGAAGACCTGGATACGTACCTGGCCATTACCGACAAGTTTCTCGACGGCGTCAATGAAGAGCGGGCCTCCGTCGGCGCCCGGGCCAACCGCATCGACTTCACCAAGTCCCGCTTGGAAGAGTTCCAATTGCACATCACCGAAGCCCTGTCCGACCGGGAAGACGCCGACATGGCTCAGGTATACACGAACATGCGCATGCAGGAGAACGTCTTCCGGGCTGCCCTTTCGGCAGGCGCCCGCATCATCCAGCCGTCGCTGGTGGACTTCTTGCGCTGA